A single window of Melospiza georgiana isolate bMelGeo1 chromosome 19, bMelGeo1.pri, whole genome shotgun sequence DNA harbors:
- the LOC131091486 gene encoding LOW QUALITY PROTEIN: cilia- and flagella-associated protein 45-like (The sequence of the model RefSeq protein was modified relative to this genomic sequence to represent the inferred CDS: inserted 2 bases in 1 codon; deleted 1 base in 1 codon; substituted 1 base at 1 genomic stop codon), with the protein MAAATTGSGSQSLCPGDSSRGSLLPRRRQLRPPGFQSLLPKVCPRSSPHPQXPSGPFRSCPXGHVPTEGPELLPGSVGVQGALCGDFGSSHRPFPQVTGSSSPIVILQDVPKPPESQLSVRYKPKTTRIITRDLIRDLVIPQEKPQPCLIIGEKEYEKLKESARALTEVERWDRLKTLRARQDAAFEALKKAQIEEQRKAELEDKRNRWRDMEEELQQEEQKLLQRATRMRLEQEEDVRELNALFLNAKCNMIRDKQVLEKQMILKELAEEEKRLDKMMEMEQEKGMEVQEELERQRKQELMRARQGIVKQMEQNAEERALRAEELYQEGQRQLERLEQMKREDRKAWEQKQERLKQIHADIKRFNMESQRLKDQQREQERLEDERVLEQQRQKAEREAALEAEQQQLRLEKEKELARLRATQERAQDWQAEQDALRAKRNQEVADREWRRRELEKARKKAELEQQLKQDRLEQVAQKEQYLAMQVQQDRQEFQRVLRAHQEQLEREKLEQEQRELRQRAHAEDLWRQIQELQQQRKRERAAVIEEGRRLQQEVRQRSQRLTQFRQQKLQEFRATGMPEKYCAQVERKAQSQSSRAPS; encoded by the exons ATGGCAGCCGCGACTACCGGCTCAGGATCTCAGTCCCTCTGTCCGGGAGACTCCTCCCGGGGATCCCTCCTCCCGCGCCGTCGGCAGCTTCGCCCACCAGGATTTCAGTCCCTCCTTCCCAAGGTCTGCCCCCGGTCTTCgcctcaccccca cccctccggCCCCTTTCGGTCGTGCCCCTGAGGGCACGTCCCGACTGAGGGTCCAGAGCTCCTCCCAGGATCAGTTGGTGTCCAGGGAGCACTGTGTGGGGATTTCGGATCC TCACATCGTCCTTTCCCACAGGTCAcgggctccagcagccccatTGTGATCCTTCAGGATGTGCCCAAACCGCCTGAATCACAGCTCTCTGTCAGATACAAACCAAAGACCACCAGAATCATCACCAGGGACCTGATCCGGGACCTCGT caTTCCCCAGGAGAAGCCCCAGCCATGTCTCATCATTGGAGAAAAGGAATATGAGAAACTTAAGGAATCAGCTCGAGCCCTGACTGAGGTGGAGCGTTGGGACAGGCTGAAGACGCTGAGAGCCAGACAGGACGCTGCTTTT GAAGCCCTAAAAAAGGCCCAGATcgaggagcagagaaaggcagagctggaggacaAGAGGAACCGCTGGAGAGACATggaagaggagctgcagcaggaggagcagaagctgctgcagcgAGCGACAAGGatgaggctggagcaggaggaagatgtGCGGGAACTGAACGCG CTGTTCCTCAATGCCAAGTGCAACATGATCCGGGACAAGCAAGTCCTGGAGAAGCAGATGATCCTCAAGGAACTGGCAGAGGAAGAGAAGCGTCTGGACAAGATGATGGAaatggagcaggagaagggcaTGGAggtccaggaggagctggagcgccagaggaagcaggagctgatgAG AGCCCGGCAGGGCATTGTGAAACAGATGGAGCAGAATGCAGAGGAGCGGGCATTGAGGGCTGAGGAGCTGTACCAGGAGGGCCAGAGGCAACTGGAGCGACTGGAGCAGATGAAGAGGGAGGATCGgaag GCCTGGGAGCAGAAACAGGAGCGACTAAAGCAAATCCATGCTGATATTAAACGTTTCAACATGGAGAGCCAGAGGCTGAAGGATCAACAGCGGGAGCAGGAGAGGTTGGAGGATGAGcgggtgctggagcagcagcggCAGAAGGCT GAGCGTGAGGCCGCCttggaggcagagcagcaacaACTGCgtctggagaaggagaaggagctggcCCGGCTCAGGGCCACACAGGAACGGGCCCAGGactggcaggcagagcag GATGCTCTGAGAGCCAAGAGGAACCAAGAGGTCGCAGACCGGGaatggcggcggcgggagctGGAGAAGGCGCGGAAGAAGGccgagctggagcagcagctgaagcaggaccGGCTGGAGCAGGTGGCCCAGAAGGAGCAGTACCTGGCCATGCAGGTGCAGCAAGACCGCCAGGAATTCCAGAGGGTGCTCAG GGCCcatcaggagcagctggagcgggagaagctggagcaggagcagagggagctccGGCAGCGCGCCCATGCCGAAGATCTCTGGCGGCAgatccaggagctgcagcagcagcggAAGCGGGAGCGGGCGGCCGTCATTGAGGAGGGCCGGCGGCTGCAGCAGGAGGTCCGGCAGCGCAGCCAGCGCCTCACCCAGTTCAggcagcagaagctgcaggagTTCAG agccacTGGAATGCCCGAAAAGTACTGTGCCCAGGTGGAGCGCAAAGCCCAGAGCCAATCCAGCAGAGCCCCCTCCTAG